From one Gracilinanus agilis isolate LMUSP501 chromosome 5, AgileGrace, whole genome shotgun sequence genomic stretch:
- the CAPZA3 gene encoding F-actin-capping protein subunit alpha-3, whose amino-acid sequence MINIRNKVSEKKKERAIQNLLTQAPPGEFRKSFDDLSLLVQDEKLMRQQGEWAGNKYCKKYFVPLNIDGHQVLLAHHNELGDQRFFDSHSRLSFKFDVLENQLKDIESHGVLRNEAECLRMVVSYALKIYVSNHFPSGNCNVLRKTIKNKEFLIACIEDHHYKVSNFWNGLWKSKWIFSVTPFLTQVIGSIYVKAHFFKHINFHIDISKDVQDSLDVVNQAQLALGFAKFVEEQENKFQAAVLEELQELTIVLKKTLRRDLPVTRTYIDWQRIVNDMKLVMYPVHGYISYSKNALCNWIT is encoded by the coding sequence atgataaacATTCGCAATAAGGtgagtgagaaaaagaaagaaagggccaTTCAAAATTTGCTAACGCAAGCCCCTCCAGGAGAATTTAGAAAGAGTTTTGATGACCTTTCTCTGCTGGTTCAAGATGAAAAACTAATGCGACAACAGGGAGAATGGGCTGGTAACAAATactgcaaaaaatattttgtgcCACTCAATATAGACGGGCATCAAGTATTACTCGCTCACCACAATGAACTGGGTGACCAGCGCTTTTTTGACTCTCATTCCAGGCTTTCTTTCAAATTTGATGTTCTTGAGAATCAATTGAAGGACATTGAGAGTCATGGTGTTCTCCGTAATGAAGCAGAATGTCTGAGGATGGTGGTAtcttatgctttaaaaatatatgtgagCAATCACTTCCCATCAGGAAATTGCAATGTACTTAGGAAAACCATAAAAAATAAGGAGTTCTTGATAGCCTGCATAGAAGATCATCATTACAAAGTTTCAAATTTTTGGAATGGACTTTGGAAATCAAAATGGATTTTTTCAGTAACTCCATTTCTCACCCAAGTAATTGGGTCAATTTATGTGAAAGCACACTTTTTTAAACATATCAACTTTCACATTGATATCAGTAAAGATGTACAGGACTCCTTGGATGTGGTTAACCAAGCTCAACTGGCGTTAGGTTTTGCCAAGTTTGTAGAAGAGCAAGAAAACAAATTTCAAGCTGCAGTCCTAGAAGAATTACAGGAGCTCACTATTGTACTGAAAAAAACTTTAAGAAGAGATCTTCCAGTGACTCGTACTTATATTGACTGGCAGAGAATAGTTAATGATATGAAGTTGGTGATGTATCCTGTGCATGGATATATCAGTTACTCAAAAAACGCATTATGCAACTGGATCACATAA